The Pseudopipra pipra isolate bDixPip1 chromosome 6, bDixPip1.hap1, whole genome shotgun sequence genome includes a region encoding these proteins:
- the CPSF7 gene encoding cleavage and polyadenylation specificity factor subunit 7 isoform X3 has translation MSEGVDLIDIYADEEFTQDPEFSNADQMDLYDDVLTASSQPQDKRSGGSEAPPEMRPEPSPKAHSKPPAILYTYSGLRNKRAAVYVGSFSWWTTDQQLIQTIRSVGVYDVVELKFAENRANGQSKGYAEVVVASENSVHKLLELLPGKILNGDKVEVRLATRQNLSQFEAQARKRVPPRAHSRDSVDAVDGRATPTDSALPPSRMEKPPSVLPFFSRPPALPLMGLPPPPMPPPPPLSSAFGVPPPPPGIPYQHLLPPPPRLPPPLAVPPPGAVPPALHLNPAFFPPPTAALGPPPDTYGKAMAPYNHSSSRELGPLPPAVSEGEFEEIMNRNRAISSSAISKAVSGASAGDYSNAIETLLTAIAVIKQSRVAGDERCRVLLSSLKDCLHGIEAKSYSSSSSSSSRKRHRSRERSPSRSRESSRRHRDLLHGDERHEDYFPERSREHERHRDRDRDRDRHH, from the exons GACCCGGAGTTCAGTAATGCCGACCAGATGGACCTGTACGACGACGTGCTGACCgccagctcccagccccaggacaaGCGCTCCGGCGGCTCGGAAGCGCCCCCGGAGATGCGCCCGGAGCCGTCCCCCAAGGCCCACAGCAAACCCCCGGCCATCCTCTACACCTACAGCGGGCTCCGCAACAAGAGGGCCGCCGTCTACGTCGGGAGCTTCTCCTGG TGGACGACGGACCAGCAGCTGATCCAGACCATCCGCTCCGTCGGAGTCTACGACGTGGTGGAGCTGAAATTCGCGGAAAACCGAGCCAATGGCCAGTCCAAGGG GTACGCGGAGGTGGTGGTGGCCTCCGAGAACTCGGTGCACAAactgctggagctgcttccCGGGAAGATCCTGAACGGAGACAAGGTGGAGGTGAGGTTGGCCACCCGGCAGAACCTGTCCCAGTTCGAGGCCCAGGCTCGGAAAC GTGTGCCGCCGCGGGCCCACTCCCGGGATTCCGTGGACGCCGTGGACGGCCGGGCGACGCCGACGGACAGCGCGCTGCCCCCTTCCCGCATGGAAAAGCCCCCCTCGGTCCTGCCCTTCTTCAGCCGCCCCCCCGCGCTGCCCCTCATGGGGCTGCCCCCCCCGCCCatgccccccccgccccccctgTCCTCCGCCTTCGgggtccctcctcctcctcccggaATTCCCTaccagcacctcctgcccccgccgccccggctgccccctcccctggcCGTGCCCCCTCCGGGGGCCGTTCCCCCCGCCCTGCACCTCAATCCCGCCTTCTTCCCGCCTCCCACCGCCGCGCTGGGACCCCCCCCGGACACCTACGGCAAGGCCATGGCTCCCTACAACCACAGCAG CAGCCGGGAGCTGGGCCCGCTGCCCCCGGCCGTGAGCGAGGGGGAGTTTGAGGAGATCATGAACCGCAACCGCGCCATTTCCAGCAGCGCCATCTCCAAGGCCGTGTCCGGCGCCAGCGCAG GCGACTACAGCAACGCCATCGAGACGCTGCTCACGGCCATCGCCGTCATCAAACAGTCGCGCGTGGCCGGGGACGAGCGGTGCCGCgtcctgctctcctccctcaAGGATTGCCTGCACGGAATAGAGGCCAAATcctacagcagcagctccagcagcagctccag GAAAAGGCACCGATCCCGGGAGCGCTCGCCCAGCCGGTCCCGCGAGAGCAGCCGGAGGCACCGGGATCTGCTGCACGGCGACGAGCGGCACGAGGATTATTTCCCGGAGCGGAGCCGGGAGCACGAGCGGcaccgggacagggacagagacagggacCGGCACCACTGA